Proteins encoded by one window of Azospirillum brasilense:
- a CDS encoding cold-shock protein: MPVGTVKWFNSTKGYGFIQPDNGGADVFVHISAVERAGLRSLNEGQKVSYEEQRDPKRGKTSAENLKAV; this comes from the coding sequence ATGCCCGTCGGTACCGTCAAGTGGTTCAACAGCACCAAGGGTTATGGCTTCATTCAGCCGGACAACGGCGGCGCGGACGTCTTCGTCCACATCTCCGCGGTCGAGCGTGCGGGCCTGCGCAGCCTGAATGAAGGCCAGAAGGTGTCCTACGAGGAGCAGCGCGATCCGAAGCGCGGCAAGACCTCGGCGGAGAACCTGAAGGCCGTCTGA
- the rmuC gene encoding DNA recombination protein RmuC, which yields MQFAFDAQSVLLGGLAGALLGAILAGMIVRLYAARAEAEAAAIHAELVTRLDVAERIEGDLREEVEARDHQITRLTGELSAARERQAELSTTLARERASAAEKLALLERAQATLSDSFKALSAEALRSNNQSFLDLAKETLTTFQEQARGDLEKRQTAIADIVAPVRQSLERMDGQIQEMERSRAGAYEGLKQQVLSLVETQSQLRAETGNLVRALRSPVARGRWGEIQLRRVCEMAGMLDHCDFAEQMSVEAAGGRLRPDLVVKLPGGKTIVVDAKTPLEGYLDGVQAADDGARRDGLSRHARHVREHMKQLGTKAYWDQFADSPEFVVLFLPGENFFSAALEHDPALIEAGIDHRVILATPTTLIALLRAVAYGWRQERLTDSAREISALGAELYKRLHDLGGHMERLGGQLEKAVGSYNGAVGSLESRVLVTARRFRDLHATPDSAEEIPLLEPLDHAPRPLQAPELRAAEPRAAELRATELRAADLRAAARA from the coding sequence ATGCAGTTCGCGTTCGACGCACAGTCGGTGCTTCTCGGCGGCCTCGCCGGCGCCCTTCTCGGGGCGATCCTCGCCGGCATGATCGTGCGCCTCTACGCCGCACGCGCCGAGGCGGAGGCCGCCGCCATCCACGCCGAACTGGTCACCCGGCTCGACGTCGCCGAGCGAATCGAGGGCGACCTGCGCGAGGAGGTCGAGGCCCGCGACCACCAGATCACCCGGCTGACCGGCGAGCTGTCCGCCGCCCGCGAGCGGCAGGCGGAGCTGTCCACCACGCTGGCCCGCGAGCGCGCGTCGGCGGCGGAGAAGCTGGCCCTTCTGGAGCGCGCGCAGGCCACCCTGTCCGACAGCTTCAAGGCCCTGTCGGCGGAGGCCCTGCGCTCCAACAACCAGAGCTTCCTCGACCTCGCCAAGGAAACCCTGACGACCTTCCAGGAGCAGGCGCGCGGCGACCTGGAGAAGCGGCAGACCGCCATCGCCGACATCGTCGCCCCGGTGCGCCAGTCGCTGGAGCGCATGGACGGCCAGATCCAGGAGATGGAGCGCAGCCGCGCCGGCGCCTACGAGGGGCTGAAGCAGCAGGTGCTGTCGCTGGTGGAAACCCAGTCCCAGCTCCGCGCGGAGACCGGCAACCTCGTCCGCGCCCTGCGCAGCCCGGTGGCGCGCGGGCGCTGGGGCGAGATCCAGCTCCGCCGGGTCTGCGAGATGGCCGGGATGCTGGACCATTGCGACTTCGCGGAGCAGATGAGCGTGGAGGCTGCCGGCGGGCGGCTGCGCCCCGACCTCGTCGTCAAGCTGCCCGGCGGCAAGACCATCGTGGTGGACGCCAAGACGCCGCTGGAGGGCTATCTCGACGGCGTGCAGGCGGCCGACGACGGCGCCCGCCGCGACGGGTTGTCGCGCCACGCCCGCCATGTGCGCGAGCATATGAAGCAGCTCGGCACCAAGGCCTATTGGGACCAGTTCGCGGATTCCCCGGAATTCGTCGTGCTGTTCCTGCCCGGCGAGAACTTCTTCTCCGCGGCGCTGGAGCACGACCCGGCGCTGATCGAGGCCGGCATCGACCACCGGGTGATCCTCGCCACCCCGACGACGCTGATCGCGCTGCTGCGCGCCGTCGCCTACGGCTGGCGCCAGGAACGGCTGACCGACAGCGCCCGCGAGATCAGCGCCTTGGGCGCCGAGCTGTACAAGCGCCTGCACGACCTGGGCGGCCATATGGAGCGGCTGGGCGGGCAGCTCGAAAAGGCCGTGGGCAGCTACAACGGGGCGGTCGGCAGCCTGGAATCCCGCGTCCTGGTCACCGCCCGCCGCTTCCGCGACCTCCACGCCACCCCGGACAGCGCCGAGGAGATTCCCCTGCTGGAACCGCTGGACCACGCCCCGCGCCCGCTCCAGGCGCCGGAGCTTCGCGCGGCCGAGCCCCGGGCAGCGGAATTGAGGGCAACGGAATTGAGAGCCGCGGACCTGCGAGCGGCAGCCAGGGCGTAG
- a CDS encoding ChaN family lipoprotein encodes MLPRLMAVLLLSGGLLAGLGDKAAAQAAAPTNACVPPGGWSDAAARPLNAADLLRRAAASPAVLLGERHDNADHHRWQLHSLAALHALNPDLAVGMEMFPRSVQPVLDRWSAGQLTEAELLRDTNWAKVWGFDARFYLPILHFARMNRLPVIALNVDRGLVSRTARDGWAAVPAGEREGVGDPAPPPASYTERLRQVMAAHGPSERRSGSFERFVEAQSVWDRAMAERIAETHRRTGRTVVAILGQGHIEGRDGVPHQLADLGVRNSVVLLPWDEDRPCTELDGRIADAVYGLGESEAPAETPRPRLGVMLEPGSEGVRVRSVTEGSVAAAAGLAAGDLVVAAAGAPVREASDLTAVVQRQAPGTWLPLTVKREQGTAELVAKFPASPVVE; translated from the coding sequence GTGCTCCCCCGTTTGATGGCTGTCCTTCTCCTCTCCGGCGGCCTGTTGGCCGGTCTGGGCGACAAGGCTGCGGCGCAGGCCGCCGCCCCGACCAATGCCTGCGTGCCGCCCGGCGGCTGGTCCGACGCCGCCGCGCGCCCGCTGAACGCCGCCGACCTGCTGCGCCGCGCCGCGGCGTCGCCCGCCGTGCTGCTGGGGGAGCGGCACGACAACGCCGACCACCACCGCTGGCAGCTTCACAGCCTGGCGGCGCTGCACGCGCTGAACCCCGATCTGGCGGTCGGCATGGAGATGTTCCCGCGCAGCGTCCAGCCGGTCCTCGACCGCTGGAGCGCCGGGCAACTGACCGAGGCGGAACTGCTGCGCGACACCAACTGGGCCAAGGTCTGGGGGTTCGACGCGCGCTTCTACCTGCCGATCCTGCATTTCGCCCGGATGAACCGGCTGCCGGTGATCGCGCTGAACGTCGACCGCGGGCTGGTCAGCCGCACCGCGCGCGATGGCTGGGCCGCCGTCCCCGCCGGCGAGCGCGAAGGCGTCGGCGACCCGGCCCCTCCCCCCGCCTCCTACACCGAGCGGCTGCGCCAGGTGATGGCCGCCCACGGCCCGTCCGAGCGCCGCTCCGGCAGCTTCGAGCGATTCGTCGAGGCGCAATCGGTCTGGGACCGCGCGATGGCGGAGCGGATCGCCGAGACCCACCGCCGGACCGGCCGCACCGTCGTCGCCATCCTGGGCCAGGGGCACATCGAAGGGCGCGACGGCGTCCCCCACCAGCTGGCCGACCTGGGCGTCCGGAACAGCGTCGTCCTGCTGCCCTGGGACGAGGACCGCCCCTGCACCGAGTTGGACGGGCGGATCGCCGACGCGGTCTATGGGCTGGGCGAGAGCGAGGCGCCGGCCGAGACGCCGCGCCCCCGGCTGGGCGTGATGCTGGAGCCGGGGAGCGAGGGGGTGCGCGTGCGCTCCGTCACTGAGGGCAGCGTCGCCGCCGCCGCCGGCCTGGCGGCGGGCGACCTCGTGGTCGCGGCGGCCGGGGCCCCGGTGCGCGAGGCCTCCGACCTGACGGCGGTGGTGCAGCGGCAGGCCCCCGGCACATGGCTGCCGCTGACCGTGAAGCGCGAACAGGGCACGGCGGAGCTGGTGGCGAAGTTCCCCGCATCGCCCGTGGTGGAATAG
- the truA gene encoding tRNA pseudouridine(38-40) synthase TruA: MQRWKLTLEYDGRPFVGWQRQDNGPSVQQTLEEAIERLSGETVRVHTSGRTDAGVHALGQVCHFDLEKPFTGLKLRDALNFHLRPAPVAVLLAEAVPEEFHARMTCLGRSYVFRIVNRRAPLALETGRAWHVMRPLDAEAMHAAAQVLVGRHDFTSFRAALCQANSPVKTLERLAVERVGDEVRVHAAARSFLHHQVRNMVGTLELVGAGKWSADDLRRALEARNRSAAGPTAPPDGLYFVNARY; the protein is encoded by the coding sequence ATGCAGCGCTGGAAACTGACCCTCGAATATGACGGCCGGCCCTTCGTCGGCTGGCAGCGGCAGGACAACGGCCCCTCCGTCCAGCAGACGCTGGAGGAAGCCATCGAGCGCCTGTCCGGCGAGACCGTGCGCGTCCACACCTCCGGGCGGACGGACGCCGGGGTGCACGCGCTGGGTCAGGTCTGCCATTTCGACCTGGAGAAGCCCTTCACCGGGCTGAAGCTGCGCGACGCGCTGAACTTCCACCTGAGGCCCGCCCCCGTGGCCGTCCTGCTGGCCGAGGCGGTGCCGGAGGAGTTCCACGCCCGCATGACCTGCCTGGGGCGCAGCTACGTCTTCCGCATCGTCAACCGCCGCGCCCCGCTCGCCCTGGAGACAGGCCGCGCCTGGCACGTCATGCGCCCGCTGGACGCCGAGGCGATGCACGCCGCCGCGCAGGTCCTGGTCGGCCGGCACGATTTCACCAGCTTCCGCGCCGCGCTCTGCCAGGCCAACTCCCCGGTCAAGACGCTGGAGCGGCTGGCCGTCGAGCGGGTCGGCGACGAGGTCCGGGTGCACGCTGCCGCCCGTTCCTTCCTGCACCATCAGGTGCGCAACATGGTGGGCACTCTGGAGCTGGTCGGGGCCGGCAAGTGGAGCGCCGACGACCTGCGCCGCGCGCTGGAGGCCCGCAACCGCTCCGCCGCCGGGCCGACCGCCCCGCCGGATGGGCTGTATTTCGTCAACGCCCGCTACTGA
- a CDS encoding VOC family protein, giving the protein MFSANIILLYVDSPTASAAFYADLTGKPPVEASPTFAMFALDSGVMLGLWSRHTVQPPASTGPLGGSGEIGFRVAGAEAVQALHDDWVRRGLTIAQPPTAMDFGHTFVALDPDGHRLRVFAPTEA; this is encoded by the coding sequence ATGTTCAGCGCCAACATCATCCTCCTCTATGTGGACAGCCCGACCGCAAGCGCCGCCTTCTATGCCGACCTGACCGGCAAGCCGCCGGTCGAGGCGTCGCCGACCTTCGCCATGTTCGCCCTGGACTCCGGCGTCATGCTGGGGCTGTGGTCGCGCCACACGGTGCAGCCGCCGGCCTCCACGGGACCGCTCGGCGGCAGCGGCGAGATCGGTTTCCGGGTGGCCGGCGCCGAGGCGGTGCAGGCCCTTCACGACGACTGGGTGCGGCGCGGCCTGACCATCGCCCAGCCTCCGACCGCCATGGATTTCGGACACACCTTCGTCGCGCTGGACCCGGACGGTCACCGCCTGCGCGTCTTCGCCCCGACGGAAGCGTGA
- a CDS encoding helix-turn-helix transcriptional regulator, which yields MFAEEEIEALALGIRWVADRADGALGAAAQNALAKIAAVLPPDLRDRMDASALLVGPGEPIVGDGVDLAVVRRAIRGERKLSIAYRDRDGAATERIVWPFALGFFDRLRVMVAWCELRGAIRHFRADRIVSVTALEARYPRRRQALLKEWREAEGIPAR from the coding sequence ATGTTCGCGGAGGAGGAGATCGAGGCGCTCGCCCTCGGCATCCGCTGGGTGGCCGACCGGGCGGACGGCGCGCTGGGGGCGGCGGCGCAGAACGCGCTCGCCAAGATCGCGGCGGTGCTGCCGCCGGACCTCCGCGACCGCATGGACGCCTCGGCGCTGCTCGTCGGGCCGGGGGAACCGATCGTCGGGGACGGCGTCGACCTCGCCGTGGTCCGGCGGGCCATCCGCGGCGAGCGCAAGCTGTCCATCGCCTACCGCGACCGCGACGGGGCCGCCACCGAACGCATCGTCTGGCCCTTCGCGCTCGGCTTCTTCGACCGGCTGCGCGTCATGGTCGCGTGGTGCGAACTGCGCGGGGCGATCCGCCATTTCCGCGCCGACCGCATCGTCTCCGTGACGGCGCTGGAGGCCCGCTACCCGCGGCGGCGGCAGGCGCTGCTCAAGGAGTGGCGCGAGGCCGAGGGCATCCCGGCGCGGTGA
- the fmt gene encoding methionyl-tRNA formyltransferase, whose protein sequence is MTPLRLVFMGTPDFAVPSLRALADAGHEVVCVYSQPPRPAGRGQQVQKSPVHRFAEERGIPVRTPKSLRNAEAQAEFAELKADAAVVAAYGLILPQPILDAPRLGCLNVHGSLLPRWRGAAPIQRSILAGDAETGITIMQMDIGLDTGAMLLKDAVPITAETTASSLHDALADMGARLIVEALDGLAAGRLTGEPQPEAGVTYAAKLTREDGRLDWTRDAAFVERQVRALTPWPGCWFDAPTPTGGVERIKVLKAELAPDARKAAPGTLLDDRLTIACADGAVRLTLVQRPGKAPVDGAALLRGFTLPVGTRLGDAACSAGN, encoded by the coding sequence ATGACGCCGCTCCGCCTCGTTTTCATGGGCACGCCGGACTTCGCCGTGCCCAGCCTGCGCGCCCTGGCCGATGCCGGGCACGAGGTGGTCTGCGTCTACAGCCAGCCGCCCCGCCCCGCCGGGCGCGGGCAGCAGGTCCAGAAATCCCCGGTCCACCGCTTCGCCGAGGAGCGCGGCATCCCCGTGCGCACGCCCAAGTCGCTGCGCAACGCCGAGGCCCAGGCGGAGTTCGCCGAGCTGAAGGCCGACGCCGCGGTGGTCGCCGCCTATGGGCTGATCCTGCCGCAGCCGATCCTCGACGCGCCGCGGCTGGGCTGCCTGAACGTGCACGGCTCCCTGCTGCCGCGCTGGCGCGGGGCGGCCCCGATCCAGCGCTCGATCCTGGCCGGCGACGCCGAGACCGGCATCACCATCATGCAGATGGACATCGGGCTCGACACCGGGGCCATGCTGCTGAAGGACGCGGTGCCGATCACCGCGGAGACCACCGCCAGCAGCCTGCACGACGCGCTGGCCGACATGGGCGCCCGGCTGATCGTCGAGGCGCTCGACGGCCTCGCCGCCGGCCGCCTGACCGGCGAGCCGCAGCCCGAGGCGGGCGTGACCTACGCCGCCAAGCTGACGCGCGAGGATGGCCGGCTCGACTGGACGCGTGATGCCGCCTTCGTGGAGCGGCAGGTCCGCGCCCTTACCCCCTGGCCCGGCTGCTGGTTCGACGCCCCGACGCCGACCGGCGGGGTGGAGCGCATCAAGGTGCTGAAGGCCGAATTGGCACCAGACGCCCGCAAGGCGGCGCCCGGCACGCTGCTCGACGACCGGCTGACCATCGCCTGCGCCGACGGCGCCGTGCGCCTCACTCTGGTGCAGCGGCCCGGCAAGGCCCCGGTGGACGGCGCCGCCCTGCTGCGCGGCTTCACTCTGCCCGTCGGCACCCGTCTCGGCGACGCCGCATGCAGCGCTGGAAACTGA
- a CDS encoding EVE domain-containing protein, translating into MDQATTSRSWIAVASAEHVRRGRAEGFMQVCHGKAAPLRRIRPGDRVAYYSPTERFQGKDRLQSFTAVGIVRDGTPYPFDMGGGFVPFRRDVRWLGGRETPILPLLDRLDFSAGVRNWGYPLRFGLFTVTDRDLNTIAAAMGAALP; encoded by the coding sequence ATGGATCAGGCCACCACCAGCCGCAGCTGGATCGCCGTCGCCTCCGCCGAGCATGTCCGGCGGGGGCGGGCGGAGGGCTTCATGCAGGTCTGCCACGGCAAGGCGGCGCCGCTGCGCCGCATCCGTCCGGGGGACCGCGTCGCCTACTATTCGCCGACCGAGCGCTTCCAGGGGAAGGACCGCCTGCAATCCTTCACCGCCGTGGGGATCGTGCGGGACGGCACGCCTTACCCGTTCGACATGGGCGGAGGCTTCGTTCCCTTTCGCCGCGACGTGCGGTGGTTGGGCGGGCGGGAGACGCCGATCCTGCCCCTGCTCGACCGGCTGGACTTCTCCGCCGGGGTGCGGAACTGGGGCTATCCGTTGCGCTTCGGGCTGTTCACGGTCACCGACCGCGACCTGAACACCATCGCCGCGGCCATGGGGGCGGCTCTCCCCTGA
- a CDS encoding branched-chain amino acid ABC transporter permease, translating to MHRRPPRLFPPFLLLIVALLLTGCGVDGDQAALCGKLIPAFDSGPVTILGTEALGGDEPALRLTYRTDTGPHWIACRFGGRFFDSRRHELVMVATDRMGRLRPMQFTMLRIWAGLPASRLGLPPETSGAERGPQTDWAPLLFFLQQVINAATVACVYGLLALGYTLVYGILGQINLAMGELTMIGAMLTAMGAAALGMAGLGGMPLAVLGVFATVMAFTAVQGWTMDRLVFRRLRRARNHTPLIAAVGLSIAYQEGMRLLHGARDWWPAPFLADRHELLSDGAFTVTALTSQAVILLMTGGLYALLWAIMQRTAYGRAHRACADDVGAAELVGVDVDRTVATTFAVGGALAAAAGAVIALYYGGVNFYTGYLIGFKALAAAVVGGIGSVPGAMLGGALLGLVETFWSAYFAIAYKDIVAFGLLTLFLIYRPDGLMGRRRGRGD from the coding sequence GTGCACCGCCGTCCGCCACGCCTGTTCCCACCCTTCCTTCTGCTGATCGTCGCGCTGCTGCTGACCGGCTGCGGCGTGGACGGCGATCAGGCCGCGCTGTGCGGCAAGCTGATCCCCGCCTTCGACTCCGGACCCGTCACCATCCTGGGCACGGAAGCGCTGGGCGGCGACGAGCCGGCGCTGCGCCTGACCTACCGCACGGACACCGGACCCCACTGGATCGCCTGCCGCTTCGGCGGCCGCTTCTTCGATTCGCGCCGGCACGAGCTGGTGATGGTGGCGACCGACCGCATGGGGCGGCTGCGGCCCATGCAATTCACCATGCTGCGCATCTGGGCCGGCCTGCCCGCCTCCCGCCTCGGTTTGCCGCCGGAGACGAGCGGAGCGGAACGGGGACCGCAAACGGACTGGGCGCCGTTGCTGTTCTTCCTGCAGCAGGTCATCAACGCCGCCACGGTGGCCTGCGTCTACGGGCTGCTGGCGCTGGGCTACACGCTGGTCTACGGCATCCTCGGGCAGATCAACCTCGCCATGGGCGAGCTGACGATGATCGGCGCCATGCTGACCGCCATGGGGGCGGCGGCGCTGGGCATGGCCGGGCTGGGCGGGATGCCGCTGGCGGTGCTGGGCGTCTTCGCCACGGTGATGGCCTTCACCGCGGTCCAGGGCTGGACGATGGACCGGCTGGTGTTCCGCCGCCTGCGCCGCGCCCGCAACCACACGCCGCTGATCGCCGCGGTGGGCCTGTCCATCGCCTACCAGGAGGGGATGCGGCTCCTGCACGGCGCCCGCGACTGGTGGCCCGCCCCCTTCCTGGCCGACCGGCACGAGCTGCTCAGCGACGGCGCCTTCACCGTCACCGCCCTGACCTCGCAGGCGGTGATCCTGTTGATGACCGGCGGGCTCTACGCCCTGCTCTGGGCGATCATGCAACGCACCGCCTACGGCCGCGCCCACCGCGCCTGCGCCGACGACGTCGGGGCGGCGGAACTGGTCGGGGTGGATGTCGACCGCACCGTCGCCACCACCTTCGCCGTGGGCGGCGCGCTGGCCGCGGCGGCGGGGGCGGTGATCGCGCTCTACTATGGCGGGGTCAATTTCTACACGGGCTATCTGATCGGCTTCAAGGCGCTGGCCGCCGCGGTGGTCGGCGGCATCGGGTCGGTCCCCGGCGCCATGCTGGGGGGCGCGCTGCTGGGGCTGGTCGAGACCTTCTGGTCGGCCTATTTCGCCATCGCCTACAAGGACATCGTGGCCTTCGGCCTGCTCACCCTCTTCCTGATCTACCGCCCGGACGGGCTGATGGGGCGCCGCCGCGGGCGGGGGGACTGA
- the def gene encoding peptide deformylase: protein MAVLDILVAPHPVLKQKAKPVEKVDARIAKLMDDMVETMYAAKGIGLAAPQIGVLERVIVVDVHDKDEKPNPIRLANPEIVWKSDETSVCEEGCLSVPDQYAEVTRPSSVRVRYLDETNETREIEADGMLATCIQHEIDHLNGVLFVDYLSMLKRNMILRKVQKMQRA from the coding sequence ATGGCCGTTCTCGATATCCTCGTCGCCCCGCACCCCGTCCTGAAGCAGAAGGCGAAGCCCGTCGAAAAGGTCGACGCCCGCATCGCCAAGCTGATGGACGACATGGTCGAGACCATGTACGCCGCGAAGGGCATCGGCCTCGCCGCGCCGCAGATCGGCGTCCTGGAGCGCGTGATCGTCGTGGACGTGCACGACAAGGATGAGAAGCCGAACCCCATCCGCCTCGCCAACCCGGAAATCGTCTGGAAGTCGGACGAGACATCGGTGTGCGAGGAGGGCTGCCTGTCGGTGCCCGACCAGTACGCCGAAGTCACCCGCCCCTCGTCGGTCCGCGTCCGCTATTTGGACGAGACCAACGAGACGCGCGAGATCGAGGCCGACGGCATGCTGGCCACCTGCATCCAGCACGAGATCGACCATCTGAACGGCGTGCTGTTCGTCGACTACCTGTCGATGCTGAAGCGCAACATGATCCTGCGCAAAGTCCAGAAGATGCAGCGCGCCTAA
- a CDS encoding NUDIX hydrolase — protein MPDDPSSPGPHKGPRVRTIPPGEDRERLTCPDCGYIAYQNPLIVVGSVATWEDRILLCRRAIELRKGYWTLPAGFMEERESTMEGAAREAWEEARAKIAIDSLLAVYDIPRISQVQLIFRARLLSPDVSAGPESQEVGLFRWEEIPWDDLAFPTVQWALREHRSRLGRQDFAPAVNPTPDVLAQWERML, from the coding sequence ATGCCCGACGATCCGTCCTCCCCCGGCCCCCATAAGGGCCCCCGCGTCCGCACCATCCCGCCCGGCGAGGACCGCGAGCGGCTGACCTGTCCGGACTGCGGCTACATCGCCTACCAGAACCCGCTGATCGTCGTCGGGTCGGTGGCGACGTGGGAGGACCGCATCCTGCTGTGCCGCCGCGCCATCGAACTGCGCAAGGGCTACTGGACGCTGCCCGCCGGCTTCATGGAGGAGCGGGAAAGCACCATGGAGGGTGCCGCGCGCGAGGCGTGGGAGGAGGCGCGGGCCAAAATCGCCATCGACTCGCTGCTGGCCGTCTACGACATCCCGCGCATCAGCCAGGTGCAACTGATCTTCCGCGCCCGCCTGCTGTCGCCGGACGTGTCCGCCGGGCCGGAAAGCCAGGAGGTCGGTCTGTTCCGCTGGGAGGAGATCCCCTGGGACGATCTGGCCTTCCCGACCGTTCAGTGGGCCTTGCGCGAGCACCGGTCGCGTCTCGGCCGCCAGGACTTCGCCCCGGCGGTGAACCCCACGCCGGACGTGCTGGCGCAGTGGGAGCGGATGCTCTAA
- the leuC gene encoding 3-isopropylmalate dehydratase large subunit translates to MSKPRTLFDKIWDSHVVHRQDDGTCILYIDRHLVHEVTSPQAFEGLRLAGRPVRRPEATLAVPDHNVPTTDRSKGITEEESRIQVETLDKNARDFGVRYFPMDDVRQGIVHIVGPEQGFTLPGATIVCGDSHTATHGAFGALAFGIGTSEVEHVLATQTLLQKPAKNMLVRVDGELPAGVTAKDIVLAIIGKIGTAGGTGHVIEFAGDAIRGLSMEGRMTVCNMAIEGGARAGLIAPDEKTFEYVKGRALAPKAGAWEQAVEYWKTLPSDEGAVYDTTVVLNAADIIPQVTWGTSPEDVLPITATVPNPADVADAGKRAAVERSLAYMGLEPGQKLTDVKVDTVFIGSCTNGRIEDLRAAAVIAQGRKVAEGVRALVVPGSGLVKEQAEEEGLDKIFTEAGFEWREPGCSMCLAMNADRLSPGERSASTSNRNFEGRQGRGGRTHLLSPAMAAAAAVTGHLTDVRSL, encoded by the coding sequence ATGTCCAAGCCGCGCACCCTGTTCGACAAGATTTGGGACAGCCACGTCGTCCACCGTCAGGACGACGGCACCTGCATCCTCTACATCGACCGCCATCTGGTCCATGAGGTGACCAGCCCGCAGGCGTTCGAGGGGCTGCGGCTTGCCGGCCGTCCGGTGCGCCGTCCGGAAGCGACCCTCGCCGTTCCCGACCACAACGTGCCGACCACCGACCGCTCCAAGGGCATCACCGAGGAGGAGAGCCGCATCCAGGTCGAGACGCTGGACAAGAACGCGCGCGACTTCGGCGTCCGCTACTTCCCGATGGACGACGTCCGCCAGGGCATCGTGCACATCGTCGGTCCGGAGCAGGGCTTCACGCTGCCCGGCGCCACCATCGTCTGCGGCGACAGCCACACGGCGACGCACGGCGCCTTCGGCGCGCTCGCCTTCGGCATCGGCACGTCCGAGGTGGAGCATGTGCTGGCCACCCAGACCCTGCTGCAGAAGCCGGCCAAGAACATGCTGGTCCGCGTCGACGGCGAGCTGCCGGCGGGCGTGACCGCCAAGGATATCGTGCTGGCGATCATCGGCAAGATCGGCACCGCCGGCGGCACCGGCCACGTCATCGAGTTCGCCGGCGACGCCATCCGCGGCCTGTCGATGGAAGGCCGCATGACCGTCTGCAACATGGCCATCGAGGGCGGCGCCCGCGCCGGCCTGATCGCCCCGGACGAGAAGACCTTCGAGTATGTGAAGGGCCGCGCCCTGGCCCCGAAGGCCGGCGCCTGGGAGCAGGCGGTGGAGTACTGGAAGACCCTGCCGTCGGACGAGGGCGCGGTCTACGACACCACCGTCGTTCTGAACGCCGCCGACATCATCCCGCAGGTCACCTGGGGCACCAGCCCGGAGGACGTGCTCCCGATCACCGCGACCGTGCCGAACCCGGCGGACGTGGCCGACGCCGGCAAGCGCGCCGCCGTCGAGCGCTCGCTGGCCTACATGGGCCTGGAGCCCGGCCAGAAGCTGACCGACGTGAAGGTGGACACCGTCTTCATCGGCTCCTGCACCAACGGCCGCATCGAGGATCTGCGCGCCGCCGCGGTGATCGCCCAGGGCCGCAAGGTCGCCGAGGGCGTGCGCGCCCTGGTCGTCCCGGGCTCGGGCCTCGTCAAGGAGCAGGCGGAGGAAGAGGGTCTGGACAAGATCTTCACCGAGGCCGGTTTCGAGTGGCGTGAGCCGGGCTGTTCCATGTGCCTCGCCATGAACGCCGACCGCCTGTCGCCGGGCGAGCGCAGCGCCTCGACCTCCAACCGCAACTTCGAGGGCCGCCAGGGCCGCGGCGGGCGCACCCACTTGCTCAGCCCGGCCATGGCCGCCGCGGCGGCGGTGACCGGGCACCTGACCGACGTGCGCAGCCTCTAA